From Antechinus flavipes isolate AdamAnt ecotype Samford, QLD, Australia chromosome 1, AdamAnt_v2, whole genome shotgun sequence:
TCCCGGAACTTTGGATAGGGGAATCCGGGTCCCGCTTGCGGGGAAGAAGGAGAACGGACAGCTGCGCATTCACGTGACCGGAAGTCGGAAGCACGTGTATCGGAAGCCCGGGCCGGGCGAAGAGGTTCAGCTAGTGAAGAGCACCATGGCTGCGAGCCCCGGAGAACGGCGGCTCTTCGTGGGCGGCCTCGGGCCCTCGGTCACGCAGGACGACGTGCGTGCGCAGCTGGGCCGCTTCGGGGTCGTGTCCTCCGTGGAGCTCGTGTCTCGGGTAAATGAGCTCGGTAAGGCCAAAGGGAAGGGAGCCCCAGCTCCAGTTTCCGCGCTGGGGCCGTCACCGGGTCCCGGGATCCCGCTTCGGCCCCTTTTCCCACTCAGAGTCCCGCAGGGCCCTTTGTCTCTGGCCTCCCCGAAGCCCAACGTCCCGCCCCCATTCCGGAGCTCTTTCCGTCAGTTGTTCCAACCACTCTTGGCGGGTGCGCTTAGTGAGAGCTTGCTGAGTGCCCCGAACTTCCCTCAGAGGGAAGGTTGGGGGAGGGAGCCTACCCGCGTGCCTGGGGCACACCAGAGGTGCTAAATCCGTGCTCATGGTGCCTCATTCGGAAAATGGAGGAGCGGCAGCCCCCCCCCCAAGCAGCTATTAAACTCTTGCTGTGTAACGGTCTTCTGTGGGAAGATCTGAGGGTGAGGAGATGAGCGCCCCGGCCCTGGCTGACCTGGAGCTCTCTCCCTCCCGTCCTCCAGCTGGAGGCTGACCTCTGACCCTTGTGGGAGCCAAGGCCGGGACTCTCCCTGCATATGCATCTTTGCGAGTTCTCTCCCAGCCACGCCCTCCTCGCACGCTCCGCGCCCACACTCCCCGCACACGCTCCCTGCATGCTCACCCCCGCGCCCTCCCCGCACACACTCCCCGCGCCCACGCTCACCCCCACGCCCTCCTCGCACGCTCCCCGCGCCCTCCCCGCACACACTCCCCTCGCACGCTCACCCCCGCGCCCTCCCCGCACACACTCCCCGTGCCCACACTCCCTGCACACGTTCTCCTTGCGTGCTCTCCTTGCACACGTTCTCTTTGCACACTGTCCTTGCACACTCTCCTTGCGTGAGTCCTCCTTGACCGCTCTCCTTGCACGCTCCCTGCGTGTGTTCTCGCACTCTCCTCTCGCGCTCCTTGCTCGCCCTTTGCTAAGCGCTCTCTCCTGACCCGGTGTGATGTTCTCTGGGAGCGCCTTCCTTTCGCTCAGAAATCCCCCCAGACGCAGCCAGGAGTCCTTTATCGGCTCCTCCCTTGGCCCGGGCAGCTTTCTTAGCGGCCCCTCCCTCTCCCTGGCTCCTGCCGCTCGTCCTCCGCCGGCTTCAGCCTCCAGCACGAAGGgggacgatggaatgaatctgtctcagcctccgagaGCTTCCGGCGCCTTCCTGGCTCCGAGGCTTCTCCCTTCCACGCCCCACACTGAGCACAAACCACTCCTTCTATGGCTAGGAAACCGTTATCTATTGTAGGGTCAAGTCAGTGCTGAGCCAGGCTTGACCGctgtctcctcagttccacttagttaGCACCTTGTGAGAATCCTAGCAGCCCGTCACGGTTTCTGCtaacgcccccccccccccccccccggtcgCGGCTCTAACCCGCTTTGTCCGCTCGCTCCCAGGGCTCCCGGAGAAGACCTTCGCCTATGCCAACGTGCGGCTCTCTGAAGGTGACCTGAAGAAGTGTGAGTGTCGGGGCCTCCCCGTGtctgctcccttctctccctttatgCGCCCCGTCCTGCGGCAAGGAAGGCTGACGGGCTGGGTCTCGGGGATCCTCGGTGCTCCCCCACAGCTCTCCCAGGGCCACGAGCCCATCGCTTCTCTCCCTTCTCCGAGGtgacattgggggggggggtggctcGTGAGTCCCCTCCCCCGTCTGGGCAGAGAGGCTTGAGGTCCTGGTGGGCAGACCCTGCAAGGCCGCGTGCGCAGCCAAGCTCCACTTTCTACAAGGGGACTTTTGTGAAGCCGGACCCGAGGGTCCCGCGGTCAGAGGCCAGGCCACCCCTGGGGCAGGGCCTGGTTCCCAGTGGGGTTGGGTGGGCAGGCCCACATTGCCTCTGAAAATCTGGGTGTAAGAGGACCTGGGCAGTGGGGGTTGGGACGCAGAAAGCGGGGGCCTGTGAGTCGGCACAGAGCCAGGAGCCGCACACAGGGCACAGCCACGCCACGGGACGTTCCGGGCCCGGCTCTGGGAGGCCCCGATGCCCTCCCTGCCCGAGCTGCTGTGAGAAAAGtggcaaaaaccttgtgtttggGGCGCCTAGCTTGGGGGCGCCCCCTGGGGCGGGCACAAAGGAAAGGCCGGTTCTGTTCTGTAGGTATGTCCGCTTTAAACAAGACCACCTGGAAGGGCGGCACCCTGCAGGTCCAGCTGGCCAAAGAGAGCTTCCTGCACAGGTATGGCGGGAGCCATGGAGGCCAGAGAGCATACCTGGGGGGTGGGGAATGGGGGGAGGCTGTACGTGTGCAGAGCCGCAGCAGccggggggggtgggggtgggagtgagCGTGTGCACATGCCCCAGAGAGGTCGGGGAGCAGGTCGCACCCTGCAGTGGTGCAGTGCCCGAGTAGGGGACCCTGCAGCCTTTAGAAGGGGCTGGGGGGAGCAAGAGAAGGCCGAAGGACACCAAAAACATGGGCCTGACCCTGGGTGCCAAGATGCCCCCCTCTCCTGCCCGGGGGCACAAGGGTTACTCTGGCACCCTGGTTGGCATTCTGGGTTTCAGGCTGGCAGAGGAGAGGCTTCAAGCCAAAGCGCAGCAGGAGGCCTGCCCACAAGGGGGCAGCACAGCCAGCCCACCCACAATCTTGGAGTTCCATATGAAAAAAGCTGTGCCGGGAACCGAGGTGCCGGGACACAAGGCAGGTGCGGGAGACCGGGGCGGGGGCGGGGATCCCCCATCCCACAGCCAAGCTCCACATTcggcccctcctcccccccacggTCATGCGGCTGGCCCGTGCGCTCGGCGTCCCCACCGTCACATCATCCATTTCCTTTCTGCCGTAGGACTGGGTCGTGAGCAAGTTTGGTAGAGTCCTGCCCGTCCTTCACCTGAGGAGCCAGAACCGGCGTAAGATATCCTTTCCCCTGGTCCTCCGCCTTTATGCTCGGTCCCCCAGCATCCGTGTGGCCCCGCGGGCTCCCCGTATGTGCTTGCTCAGCCGCGGCTGTGGAAGAAGCCTCAGGCCGTGGGAACCTGACAGTCGGGATCGAAGGCTGCGGCCGAGCCCGGTTTGTTTACAGAGGGCTCCCTGGCCCCAGAGCCAGACGCGGAGGCCCAAGCCCTGGCTCTCTCCCACGCACGCATTTCCTTGGTCCCCAGGGTTTGGCCACCTTCCGACAGTTTGACTGATGGAAGCCCTCGGGGCTTAAGCCTGCTGGGAAGCCCACGTGCCCTCATAGGTTTCATGGAGTCAGCGTTAACTTAGGCAGGTGATTAAGGGACGTAGGCTGGATTTAGGGAAGGGGCCCGTTCCCTGGAAAGACTAGCAGCATCCTTGGCTCGCATTGAAACACCACGGATAAGCTAGGAACTGCATTGGGGGATTCACCCCATTGGCTGCCCCTGCATGGTCAGCAGTCTCGTGGGACCCGGTCCTGATGGTGGGCCGTCTTGAGTGGGAACGTTCCCTTGGGAACTCCGAAGGGGCCACCTGGGGCTCCTGGGTTCTGAGTCACCCTCACCCAACCCAGAGTGGTTGCCGCTAACTAACGATGTAGCGTGAGCTTTGACACGTGCAGAGGGTAAAATGTTAGAAATGTAGAGGTACAAAGACTCCCAGAGATCACCTTGCTTAAATTACTCGCTTTCCAGAGGAGTAAACTGAAGGCCCCAGAAGCCCGGCTCAGGGTCCTCTTTCTGGTTTTGCAGaatgtttgtttttctgttaaaCGACTTTTGTTTCCTACCTTAACTTTTCCTAACATCTTAAAATACGATCCATCAAAATATTGCCACAACCTAAAGAAGTTTGAGCAAGACGTCACAAAAACCGTCTCCGTTTCTGACCTCACTTGGAAATTGGAAGGGGGAGATGATGTGATGAGTAAGAAGCGACAAGGGCAGTTCCCTGCCTTCAGAAGCCATCCAGTGAAGAGAGCAAAGGTGGAGGGcagtcccttcccctcctcccgaGCCGCGGGACGTCCTGAGCCGCCATCTGCAGCCCACCCAAACACGGCGCGTCCCCAGCCAGCTGCCTCCCAGAAGGCCCCGAAGCCAGAAGCGGGCCCCCTTCGCTCTTCAAAGTCACTCAGCGTCCGAAGCAGAAACGCCACGTCTGATGACGACGTTGATTCTGAAGAAGAATTGAAAGCCATGATAGCAGAAGAGAAATCCCGAAGGCCTGCCCTCCCCGAGACAAACGGCACTGAAAGGGATTCCTTTGAAGTGGTCAGCAGTGACTTCAAGCCAAACCCCCCCAGAGCGGGGGGGACACCCAGAAGACCCCAGGCCCCTCGCTCAGACAGCCCCGCTCAGCTTGCCGAAGACGACCAGGAGTACGACTCGGGGGACACAGACGAAATCATTGCCTGCGGGAAAAACGGCGACCAGAGCAAAGACGAGCCAAAAATGTCACCAAAAGAGAAACCCAAAGCAAAAGCGAAGGCCGCTGTGAGAAACGGAACAAATTGTGCCCGTGCTACCCGTGGGATTAACAAAAGGGAGTCAGCCGATTGTACAAAGCACGTCACTAAGAAGCCGGGGGGCGCGCCCCCCGGATCCGAGGATGGCGAGTCTGAGGAGGATCTGGACTACGAAGCCATGATGACTAACTGCTATCGCCTGGACCTCACCTTGACCGACTTGGAAAAGCTGGCAACCGAAGCTGCCGAGGGCCCTGGGGGGAGCGTCCGACGGACTAAGCGGGCGCTCCCCGAGGGAGAGGGTGCCGGTTCTGGCCAGAAGACTAAGAAGGCTCCTAAAGGGGCTCGGTGCATCAATCCCAAGGACATCCTGGCTTCCCTCttagaaggggaggagaaaaccAGGGACCAGAACCCACCGAAGGAAAGTATGCCGAAAGCCAAGTTTCAGGCTTTCAAAGGGGTGGGGGCGCTCTATGGCGGGGAGACACCAAAAAGGCCCTTTAGGAACGGTGGAATCGCCGCTCATGTAAAAGCACCCAATTCTCTGAAACAGGCAGCATCTCCCATTGGTTCTCTGGGAAAACAAGCCTTTGATTTGAATACTCTTTCTGGTGATGAAATGTCTGCGTCCCAAGATGGGAGGGAAGCGGAGGAGGCAAACAGCCCTCCACATCATCCTAAAAAACCGCCAAGGAGGCGGGCAGCCACTGGAGAGCAGCTTGATGctggcccctccccctcccctggtTCTGCTTCTGGCCTGTCCCCGTTGGGCTCCAAGAAGCCCTCGAGGCTTTCTGCAGAAACTTGTAGGATGGACTCGAGAGGGCGTGGTGGCCTTGGCGCCTCGGCAGTGGGAGACCCCTGCCGGGAAAGCAGTGATCCCGTCACCCTCGGACCCCCGCCAGGGACGGCCTCTTCTCGTGTGCCAGAGAAGGACCCCCCGGGGACGGTCCAGAAGGAGCCGGAAGGTCCCCGTGATGCTCCTGCCGATGCCGTCGGCCCTCAGAAGCCCTCTCAGGATAACGAGAAGCGCTTGGCGGCcttggaggagaggaagagagcgCGGGAGCTGCAGAAGCGGTTGGTGCACAGCGCTCTCTCCGGCTTGGTGAGTGTCTTCCTCGTGAGCCTGGGCAAAAGCTCGCTCCCCAAAAGCCCCCACACTTCCCTGAGGGGGTTGAAGCACATTGGCCAGCTGGGTTCTTGTCTACACTGGCCTTGCCACCAGGGGACCAGTGGTTTTCTTGGCTCGGTGTGGCTGAGTGCCAGCTAACGAGCGGATGCAGAGATGGTGCCCGCCGTCTGGGCGCGCTGGCTCTCGCTTACGGTCCGGATTCGGGGCTGTAATCTCGCTGCCTCTTTCCTTGCCTCCCAGGACGGCCGGCCAGTGAGCAAACCGACGCACATCCTGTTCAACTCCGACAGCGAAGAAGAGACGGACGTGAAAGGTGACGCCCATGAGAAGCCCCTTCCGGACAGTGGCGGCAAACGAGTAGGTGGCGATGGTAGCTCCTTCCCAGGGCCGGCATGGCTGACGGGCCGGGGCGCCCGCTGCCCGGGCGGTTCTGTGGTCGGGCCCCCTTCTGCGGTCTGTGTGCTGCCCGGCCGGCTCTCTGCTGGCGTTGGAGGATCGCCTTCCTCCTTTGGGGAACCTCCCCTCCCAGCGAGGCTGCCCGCCTTCCCCGCGGCTCCCTGCCTCTCTGCACTGGACGACCTTGGGTCCTTCCTCTGACCCCTTCCAGACTGAACTCCGGGCCTTGAAGCCCAGAAACGAGTGCGGATCCCGCTTGTGCCCCTGCAGTTAATGTGGAGAATTCTCCGGGCCAGCTGGCTTGTGGTGGAGCTGTAGGGAGAGGGTTCTGGGACGTTATGACTTAGAGACCCTCCAGCTTTAGCGCAGCCGTAATCGCCGTTTGGGTTTTTTAAGGATTCTAAAGCCTCCGGGAGACTCTTTGAGAGCAGCGAGGACGAGGAGGAGACCGAGGAGGACCGAGCCCGCTTCCAAATTAAGCCCCAGTTTGAAGGCAAAGCTGGAAAGAAGGTTGGTGACGGGTGACCTGGGTGATTGGGCGGCGCTGCGGCTGCGCCGAGTCCTGCTGGGCGCACGGGGGAGCCGGACGCTTGGGATTCTCTCGGGTTTGGTAGGAAGGTGTGAGTGGGCTTAGGAGTTGTCTGGGCTGGAAATCCCAAAGCCCTGAATTCAAGTTCCGCCCAGGACAGGCTGGGTGACCCTGCGTAAGTCATGTGATCCCAGAGTCGCTCTTGCCGCTCTGAGGTCGAGGGATGGGCTGAGTTTTGTCACGTGGGAGTCCCAGGTCCAGTGCCCATCCCTGCCCCTCTGCATGGGGTTATTGTCTGTTTTCTTCGGACAGCTCATGAGTTTACAGTCCCACTTTGGCGCTGATGACCGGTTTCGAATGGACGCTCGCTTTCTGGAAAGTGAgagtgaagaggaagaggaaggtgaGTTTTATCGTTCCGCGGTTTTCCCCGCTGACAACCAGACAACGAGATTCTTACTGGAGGAGCCTCGCTTCATCCCCACGCCCCATCCGGAGATTTAGGGCCCCTCTCCCTCCTACCTCTGtcaccttcctccctcttcctgtTTCTGCCGACTTGTTCCTTGGAAGAGAAATGGATGGAAGGAATGACAGTCTTTGAGGGAGTGGAGCCGTCTGGGCAGAGGGTCAGACAGGGCAGGGGGCAGGACTGGGACGCAATTTCCTTTTGAGACAGCCCCCAGTGAGTATCAGGAGGGAGACACAAACCCGGCTCAGCTCGGCCCTCATGGAGCATCTTAGACAAAGGTGTAGACGGGGGCGGGGCGTGCGGCCTCGGGGCTTTCCCCTGAAatggtctttttctttctgtaaatagtatttgtttctttccttattaCGTGCAAaggtgtttttaaaattaatttatttcttatttttaaatttaatacgtTAGCGccactaggtggcgcagtggatagagcatcagccctcaagtcaggaggacctgagttcacatttgccctcaggcacttaacacttccaggctgtataactctgggcaagtcacttaaccccaactgcctcaggaaaaaaaaagaaaatttaatacgTCACATGTAAAATTACAATTACACGTAAAGACCATTTTCTTAAACACATTTAAAACTAAGTTCCAagccctcttccttcctccccaccgcCCTCTTGTGCACGGGCAGTCGTGCAAAATTGCCATCCGTGTTCCCTGTGTTACCAAAACCAAAGCCCAGGAAAAGCAGGAGAGGCGGAGGCTGCTGGGATGGGCAGCTCTTCGTCTGGGCGTGGGGAGGCTCGGGCATCTCGGCTCGGTTCGTGGCGGCGCGGGGAGTAGCTGAGCGCGCACGAGGCGGCTTTGGCCGCGTCTGCTTCTGCTCCTGGGGGTCTCCCCGGGTGTTTCAGAACCCAGCCTGCGTTCTCGTCGCACAGCCGTGGTCTGTTACACTCATGTGACACAAAGCATTCGCCAACTGACGGGCGTCCCCTCGCTTTCAGAGTTTCTTTTAGAAAGAGCTGCTgtagatattttttcctttgaaaaagctCTGAGATCCAAGCCCCGTCATGGCAGAGCTCGGTCTGACAGCTTGTTTACCTTTTGGGGAtcgttccaaagtgctctcctgGATTTTTGAATCCGTTCGCAGCTCCACCGACGATGCGCCGGTATTCCCGGTGGGCCACGTCCCTTCCAGTATTCGCCATCCCCTTTTCGGTCCCGTTAGCCAGTCTGGTGGGTGTGAGGTGCTCCCTCAGAGGTCGAATTTCCCTTTTATCGGGGAGTAAGAGCATTCCCCACGTGCCTGAGCATAGCTTTGACTGCTTCACCCGGAGATTACCCGTTCTCACCCTCTGACCTTTTCTCCACCGCGGAATGGCCGGTATCAGAAATCTGACCCGGCTCTCTCTAGATTTGGGAGAGGAGGCCGTTATCAGAGATGCTCGGCGTCCGACCGGGCTCCCCCTCCTCCGATCCCGTCTCGCGTTCTGCGTCCCCCCTGGGGGAGGAGTCAGCTGACTTTGGGAAAAGTTGTCAAACCGAAAATCGATTCCATTCTCTGTTCGACATCTTCACGGTTCGCATCCCCGAGTTTGTCCGGGACGATGCAAACGGTCCCCGAGTTCAGCATTGCTGGTTCTCCTTGGGCTGCCAGAGCACGCAGGGCCCGGAGGCAGGGAGACCCAAGCGCAAAGCCGGCCTTAGACAATTCCTAGCCAGGAGACTTTCATCCTGTGCCTCGGTTTCCAAATGGAGTCAGAACCATGCGTAACAAACAAGTTCTGCAGGGCCGGTCCCCTCTGGTGCCCCCGTCAAGGGAGCTCAGCGCCTTAGAGAGGAGGAAGCGGGCCCGGTGGCTGCAGGAGAGCCCTGGGGGCCGCTGAAGGCTTTGGGACACCCTGCCTCTGTGGGACCCGCAGCTGGCTCTGGTGCCTGCTGGATGCCCGGCACTGCTCGGGTGGGGAGAAAGCACGCCAGCCGCGCAGGGCACATTGGAGGGCAGCTGAGGGGGCACAATGGGGGGCCTCCAAGGAAGCTGAAGACCGGGGAGGGAAATGGGGGGGCTGTAGGGGTCCTGCCCAGAGGGCAGCTTCTCAAATATGGATTCTTTGCCCCCAAGAGCTAAAAGAGGCCCCAACGGCTGAGGAGGAGGAGCTCGTGGCGGAGAAGAGGAAGAACCTGGAGCTGCTCAGGAACATCCTGCACGTGGGCCAGGCTCCGAAACCCAGCCGAGAGGAAGTGGCCTCCAAGCGCTTCAGGTGGGGGCTCCCGAGCGTGGGCCCAGAGGGCAAAACCAGGGCACTGGGCAGGGCCTCCGCAGGCCGGAGGGCCCAAGGCCGCCCCGCCCCTCATTGGCCAGCCGCCCCTCCGGGCCCGCCCCTGACCTCTGCTCTCAACCACAGGAACGTCGTACGCTATGACCCGACGAGGCT
This genomic window contains:
- the NOL8 gene encoding nucleolar protein 8; the protein is MQRRQGYSPETERPTGRERSPGTLDRGIRVPLAGKKENGQLRIHVTGSRKHVYRKPGPGEEVQLVKSTMAASPGERRLFVGGLGPSVTQDDVRAQLGRFGVVSSVELVSRVNELGLPEKTFAYANVRLSEGDLKKCMSALNKTTWKGGTLQVQLAKESFLHRLAEERLQAKAQQEACPQGGSTASPPTILEFHMKKAVPGTEVPGHKDWVVSKFGRVLPVLHLRSQNRRKILKYDPSKYCHNLKKFEQDVTKTVSVSDLTWKLEGGDDVMSKKRQGQFPAFRSHPVKRAKVEGSPFPSSRAAGRPEPPSAAHPNTARPQPAASQKAPKPEAGPLRSSKSLSVRSRNATSDDDVDSEEELKAMIAEEKSRRPALPETNGTERDSFEVVSSDFKPNPPRAGGTPRRPQAPRSDSPAQLAEDDQEYDSGDTDEIIACGKNGDQSKDEPKMSPKEKPKAKAKAAVRNGTNCARATRGINKRESADCTKHVTKKPGGAPPGSEDGESEEDLDYEAMMTNCYRLDLTLTDLEKLATEAAEGPGGSVRRTKRALPEGEGAGSGQKTKKAPKGARCINPKDILASLLEGEEKTRDQNPPKESMPKAKFQAFKGVGALYGGETPKRPFRNGGIAAHVKAPNSLKQAASPIGSLGKQAFDLNTLSGDEMSASQDGREAEEANSPPHHPKKPPRRRAATGEQLDAGPSPSPGSASGLSPLGSKKPSRLSAETCRMDSRGRGGLGASAVGDPCRESSDPVTLGPPPGTASSRVPEKDPPGTVQKEPEGPRDAPADAVGPQKPSQDNEKRLAALEERKRARELQKRLVHSALSGLDGRPVSKPTHILFNSDSEEETDVKGDAHEKPLPDSGGKRDSKASGRLFESSEDEEETEEDRARFQIKPQFEGKAGKKLMSLQSHFGADDRFRMDARFLESESEEEEEELKEAPTAEEEELVAEKRKNLELLRNILHVGQAPKPSREEVASKRFRNVVRYDPTRLDHATFERKAEPEEKESKAKRRKKRAEAEALPAVSKDQYYSIAADLKERFRAPEPEPTAGAGSPGSETPEAGEMAGPPTGSGEFTFSFFGLDVGEHEEAPYRVETKTGGRKAWQQDPRFQDSSSEEEEEEEPRPPDGSTAAAQPEETPASKALSSRFFFFSEDDERLRAGPGSFWQGSGSQPSGEAWESRTLALLQDCRKKHKSARRKAKP